A part of Haliotis asinina isolate JCU_RB_2024 chromosome 10, JCU_Hal_asi_v2, whole genome shotgun sequence genomic DNA contains:
- the LOC137298437 gene encoding uncharacterized protein, producing the protein MFPLCLYLLMVSTQRLSTAQLTFPEDILKDSMTPYSCRLNPVAGLCRSQIRRYFYNITSGVCQAFSYSGCTGNDNNFHTTQQCVGACVCSKPAVSNPCSNSVAVGLQRVYFDSISGQCKQLAYGTCMENTNMYPSLHQCQQTCSLCQLIRDSGPCKGSYRRYYFDNSHNRCVEFFYGGCGGNANNFLRKSECEKICSPKQNISVRIVKNTDLLRIRYPNISSANVQISKPVANWQLSKTLFLRPHSFVSTFNNGKYLLSVSPSVSSQKTPSTPYNPARHLRLYIEHNPQVIQNSYLHHHEASHSAEEASITEEPQEIEASQSDLSSATTPPLRPRTFLFRLRLGKTTKEKVTQEIKRAITTNSPVQWKRTTSKKQTSPANSVLDESNTSRHINTPETRKAVKKSGLTVEGVIAKESRPYLSGYVNSPIGWNMTGQYPFTTPRSLPTSTDSTRNSISSNNKQKHALARTISVPRTLATPVPRTQATLNGQSPGLSPSGPKMSSLTTSNAVKFILNLISAPYNMMNVSHNHGLA; encoded by the exons ATGTTTCCTCTGTGCCTGTATCTACTGATGGTATCGACACAGCGCTTGTCCACTGCTCAACTCACTTTTCCGGAAGATATATTAAAAGACAGTATGACACCATACA GTTGTCGTTTGAACCCCGTTGCAGGCCTTTGCCGGAGTCAGATCAGGAGGTACTTCTACAACATCACATCTGGTGTGTGTCAGGCCTTTAGTTACAGTGGGTGCACAGGAAACGACAACAATTTCCATACCACCCAACAGTGTGTTGGTGCTTGCGTTTGTTCGAAGCCTGCAGTCAGTAACCCTTGCAGCAATAGTGTTGCAGTGGGCCTACAAAGAGTATACTTTGACTCTATATCTGGCCAGTGCAAACAGCTGGCATATGGGACATGCATGGAAAACACCAACATGTACCCCAGTCTTCACCAGTGTCAGCAGACATGTTCGCTGTGCCAATTGATCAGAGACAGTGGGCCGTGTAAAGGCAGTTATCGAAGATACTATTTCGATAACTCTCACAACAGATGTGTTGAATTCTTCtatggtggatgtggtggtaaTGCCAACAATTTTCTGAGGAAATCGGAATGTGAAAAAATCTGTTctccaaaacaaaatatttcagttcgGATTGTTAAGAATACAGATTTGCTAAGAATTAGATATCCAAATATATCAAGTGCAAATGTTCAGATTTCAAAACCTGTTGCAAATTGGCAGTTATCTAAAACGTTGTTTTTGCGTCCACATAGCTTTGTTTCCACCTTCAATAATGGTAAATATCTTTTATCAGTATCTCCGTCTGTAAGTTCACAAAAGACTCCAAGTACACCATACAACCCTGCCCGCCATCTGCGATTGTACATAGAGCATAACCCCCAAGTAATTCAGAACTCATATCTCCATCATCATGAAGCTTCACATTCAGCAGAGGAAGCAAGTATAACAGAAGAACCACAGGAAATAGAAGCCAGTCAGAGTGATCTTTCATCAGCGACTACACCACCACTTAGACCCAGAACATTTCTATTCAGATTAAGGCTTGGAAAGACTACAAAAGAGAAGGTGACACAAGAAATTAAGCGTGCCATAACCACAAACAGTCCAGTTCAGTGGAAACGCACTAcgtcaaagaaacaaacatctcCAGCCAATAGTGTTTTAGATGAGTCAAACACTTCAAGACATATCAACACCCCAGAAACACGGAAGGCAGTGAAGAAATCTGGCTTGACTGTGGAGGGTGTAATTGCAAAGGAAAGTCGGCCATATTTATCTGGATATGTAAACAGTCCGATAGGTTGGAATATGACTGGACAATACCCGTTTACAACACCAAGAAGTCTGCCCACTTCAACTGACAGTACAAGAAATTCCATTTCTagcaataacaaacaaaaacatgcacTCGCGCGTACGATATCTGTGCCAAGAACACTGGCAACCCCTGTGCCAAGAACACAGGCAACCCTAAATGGACAGTCTCCTGGACTCTCTCCATCAGGACCTAAAATGTCGAGCCTCACAACCTCTAATGCCGTAAAATTCATTCTGAACCTTATCAGTGCGCCTTACAACATGATGAACGTTTCACATAATCATGGCCTGGCATAA